The following proteins come from a genomic window of Kocuria palustris:
- a CDS encoding class I SAM-dependent methyltransferase: protein MAPIRESQVSSGLDSSFTEVLRPWILQRSAGFHHILDVGCGTGQLTAELHRMGNNVIGIDPSSVSVEIAKKNYPGPQYYVSTIEDWTPGANHQSSDLVIANMVLMDTLHLKKACRRIVEIAPYAQGLFTITHPSFWPQYWGYDDDPAFDYLDEVLIEAPFRTKNFPSTFQTTHVHRPIAFYLEAFRLCNMRIDEICELRGTESKVEFPYPRFIAFQIAWG, encoded by the coding sequence ATGGCGCCAATTAGAGAAAGTCAAGTATCTTCAGGGCTGGATAGTAGCTTCACTGAAGTTCTACGCCCTTGGATACTGCAGAGATCCGCTGGCTTCCACCACATACTAGACGTGGGGTGCGGCACGGGGCAACTTACAGCTGAACTTCACCGAATGGGGAATAATGTAATTGGAATTGACCCCAGCTCAGTAAGCGTCGAGATCGCGAAAAAAAATTATCCTGGACCACAATATTACGTATCCACAATTGAAGACTGGACCCCTGGCGCCAATCACCAAAGCTCCGATCTCGTGATTGCAAACATGGTCCTCATGGATACACTCCACTTAAAGAAAGCGTGTCGACGGATTGTTGAAATCGCGCCATATGCGCAGGGGCTCTTCACAATAACCCACCCGTCATTTTGGCCTCAATATTGGGGGTACGACGACGACCCGGCATTTGACTATTTAGACGAGGTGCTGATCGAGGCCCCATTTAGGACCAAGAATTTTCCAAGCACCTTTCAGACAACGCATGTCCATCGCCCAATCGCATTCTACTTGGAAGCTTTCCGCCTATGTAACATGCGGATTGACGAAATTTGCGAACTTCGCGGGACTGAGTCAAAGGTCGAGTTCCCCTATCCTCGGTTTATCGCATTTCAAATTGCATGGGGTTAG
- a CDS encoding class I SAM-dependent DNA methyltransferase → MTTQRIDADRKRAARDFAERWAGRGYEKGDTSSFWLELLRDVVGMTDVTTSVRFETSTAKRGYMDVTIRDAKTVVEQKSLGVDLDKPEQRQGQMVTPFEQAKRYADSLRNSERPDTIIVCDFDQFRIHDLDVELPESNFESFRLAELPEQLHLLDFLVDPQLERQRRETRVSLDAGALIGKLYDLLRAQYIDPDSEASQHSLNVLCVRLVFLLFAEDAGLLPKNAFYQYLKPVPASGARAAMKELFVQLKSSPDERDPYASDLLKAFPYVNGGLFSDEVEIPNLTQEILDVLLDEVSMGTDWSQISPTVFGGVFESTLNPETRRSGGMHYTSPQNIHRLIDPLFLDALKAELDGIVEAQGIGERKRKNDLMRFHDKIAGLRFFDPACGSGNFLTETYLQLRKLENKILSVLMNDQVAYAVTEEASPLKVSLRQFHGIEINDFAVSVATTALWIAELQANAEAETVVYGAIKDLPLRDSAHIVLGNALTTEWTTVLDPVECDYIIGNPPFVGKLSDEQHAERELWFGTKAGRIDYVGCWVKAAAQYMKGTRCKAALVSTNSITQGVQVASLWKPLMDDGLVINFAHRSFKWTTESRGAAQVTVIIVGFSYVNDSPKRLWDYSVGGVSESVAGHINAYLVDFHDVFIESRSKPLSGATPMVYGGKPADHKFLIFSAGQYDELAATDPEALRFLRPFTGAEEFIQGKRRYCIWVTADDLPALASHPVLVERIRACGEWRSQQKTTGAAYAGRDVPWRFQQMPAGDVDAPYLLVPGVTSEARRYFPMGFIDNGTIPSNLAFFMPHASLYDFGVLTSRMHNAWLEQVGGRLDARTRYASSLVYNTFVWPDVDDQTRQKIGDLAQAILDERARLADTHGMSFAGMYKPGTEMLYPALFAAHVALDAAVEQAYGLESDLEEKDLVAHLFGLYSAAVGAA, encoded by the coding sequence ATGACCACGCAGAGGATCGACGCCGACCGGAAGCGCGCAGCGCGCGATTTTGCCGAGCGCTGGGCAGGTCGCGGCTACGAGAAGGGCGATACCAGTTCGTTCTGGCTGGAGCTGCTTCGGGATGTGGTCGGAATGACCGACGTGACCACGAGCGTGCGATTCGAGACCAGCACGGCGAAGCGCGGCTACATGGACGTCACCATCCGTGACGCGAAGACCGTGGTGGAGCAGAAGTCGCTCGGCGTCGACCTGGACAAGCCCGAGCAGCGGCAGGGCCAGATGGTCACCCCGTTCGAGCAGGCGAAGCGCTATGCCGACTCGCTGCGCAACTCAGAGCGTCCCGACACGATCATCGTCTGCGACTTCGACCAGTTCCGCATCCACGACCTCGATGTGGAGTTGCCGGAGTCGAATTTCGAGTCATTCCGGCTGGCGGAGCTGCCGGAGCAGCTGCATCTGCTGGACTTCCTGGTCGATCCGCAGCTGGAGCGCCAGCGCCGTGAGACGAGGGTGTCGCTGGATGCGGGCGCACTGATCGGCAAGCTCTACGACCTCTTGCGGGCGCAGTACATCGATCCTGATAGCGAGGCGTCCCAGCATTCGCTGAACGTGTTATGCGTGCGGCTGGTCTTCCTGCTGTTCGCCGAAGATGCTGGCTTGCTGCCGAAGAACGCGTTCTATCAGTACCTCAAACCCGTCCCGGCCTCGGGGGCTCGTGCAGCCATGAAGGAGCTGTTCGTCCAGCTGAAGAGCTCGCCCGATGAGCGCGATCCTTACGCCAGTGATCTGTTGAAGGCGTTCCCGTACGTGAACGGCGGCTTGTTCTCCGACGAGGTGGAGATCCCGAACCTCACGCAGGAGATCCTCGACGTGCTGCTCGATGAGGTCAGTATGGGCACTGACTGGTCGCAGATCTCGCCGACCGTGTTCGGAGGGGTCTTCGAGTCCACGCTGAACCCGGAGACACGGCGCAGCGGCGGTATGCACTACACCTCACCGCAGAATATTCATCGACTGATCGATCCGCTGTTCCTCGATGCTCTCAAGGCTGAGCTGGACGGGATTGTCGAGGCTCAGGGCATCGGCGAGCGCAAGCGCAAGAACGACCTGATGCGATTTCACGACAAGATTGCTGGGCTGCGGTTCTTCGACCCTGCCTGTGGGTCGGGCAACTTCCTGACAGAGACGTACCTCCAGTTGCGCAAGCTCGAGAACAAGATCCTCTCTGTGTTGATGAACGACCAGGTGGCCTACGCCGTCACCGAGGAGGCCTCGCCCCTGAAGGTATCGCTGCGACAGTTCCACGGCATCGAGATCAACGATTTCGCAGTGAGTGTGGCTACGACTGCACTGTGGATCGCTGAGTTGCAGGCCAATGCCGAGGCCGAAACGGTGGTGTATGGCGCGATCAAGGATCTGCCGTTGCGGGACTCGGCGCACATCGTGCTGGGCAACGCGCTGACCACCGAGTGGACCACGGTGCTCGACCCGGTGGAGTGCGACTACATCATCGGCAACCCGCCGTTCGTCGGGAAGCTCTCCGACGAACAGCACGCCGAGCGAGAATTGTGGTTTGGAACCAAAGCTGGACGCATCGACTACGTGGGTTGCTGGGTCAAGGCTGCTGCCCAGTACATGAAGGGCACACGCTGCAAGGCTGCGCTCGTCTCGACGAACTCCATCACGCAAGGCGTGCAGGTCGCCTCTCTGTGGAAGCCGCTCATGGACGATGGGCTGGTCATCAACTTCGCACATCGTTCGTTCAAGTGGACGACAGAGAGCAGGGGGGCTGCGCAAGTCACGGTGATCATCGTGGGCTTCTCTTACGTGAACGATTCGCCGAAACGGTTGTGGGACTACAGCGTAGGCGGCGTCTCGGAATCTGTCGCAGGCCACATCAACGCGTACTTGGTGGACTTCCACGACGTTTTCATCGAAAGTCGCTCGAAGCCTCTCAGCGGGGCGACGCCGATGGTCTACGGCGGCAAGCCCGCCGACCACAAATTCCTCATCTTCAGCGCAGGTCAATACGACGAGCTGGCCGCTACGGACCCCGAAGCGCTGCGGTTCCTGCGACCATTCACGGGAGCCGAGGAGTTCATCCAGGGGAAGCGGCGCTACTGCATCTGGGTCACGGCGGACGACTTGCCGGCCCTGGCGTCTCATCCCGTGCTGGTTGAGCGCATCCGTGCGTGTGGTGAGTGGCGCTCGCAGCAGAAGACGACGGGCGCTGCCTATGCGGGCCGTGATGTTCCTTGGCGCTTCCAGCAGATGCCGGCGGGCGATGTCGACGCCCCGTATTTGCTAGTACCGGGTGTTACTTCTGAAGCTCGCCGGTATTTCCCGATGGGGTTTATTGACAATGGCACAATTCCAAGCAACCTGGCGTTCTTCATGCCGCACGCCTCGCTATATGATTTTGGCGTTTTGACCAGTCGCATGCATAACGCCTGGCTCGAGCAAGTTGGGGGGAGACTGGACGCTCGCACCCGCTACGCGAGCAGCCTCGTCTACAACACGTTCGTGTGGCCCGATGTCGACGATCAAACTCGCCAGAAGATCGGGGACCTCGCACAGGCGATACTGGACGAGCGCGCGCGTCTCGCTGACACCCACGGCATGTCATTTGCTGGGATGTACAAGCCCGGCACAGAGATGCTCTACCCGGCCTTGTTCGCCGCTCACGTAGCTCTCGACGCCGCTGTGGAACAGGCATACGGGCTCGAGTCTGACCTCGAGGAGAAGGATCTCGTGGCACACCTGTTCGGGCTCTACAGCGCAGCTGTCGGGGCGGCCTGA
- a CDS encoding transposase, protein MPAPRKYPDELRERAVRMVLDALEDDPGSQRGVFRRVGEQLGINPETLRGWVRRVQIDAGDRPGTTTEDANRLAELEKEVRELRRANAMADSSGQCNESCEMRQSLITGGSGCRASTVISAGSRSSWRSGCTRGAGGWSISPRRSAVARRWSASWPAPAGTLTPGRSGGSHVRAV, encoded by the coding sequence ATGCCTGCACCACGCAAGTACCCCGACGAGCTGCGCGAGCGAGCGGTTCGTATGGTCCTCGATGCCCTGGAAGACGATCCCGGCTCGCAGCGAGGAGTCTTCCGCCGAGTCGGTGAGCAGCTCGGCATCAACCCCGAAACGCTGCGCGGCTGGGTCCGTCGAGTCCAGATCGACGCCGGCGATCGCCCGGGCACGACCACCGAAGATGCCAACCGCCTGGCTGAGCTGGAGAAAGAAGTCCGCGAGCTGCGACGGGCCAACGCGATGGCGGATTCAAGCGGTCAGTGCAACGAGTCCTGTGAGATGAGGCAGTCACTGATCACAGGAGGATCCGGATGCAGGGCAAGCACGGTCATCTCAGCCGGGAGCAGAAGCAGCTGGCGCTCAGGCTGCACGCGAGGGGCTGGCGGCTGGTCGATATCGCCAAGGAGATCAGCTGTAGCGCGCCGCTGGTCGGCATCATGGCCCGCGCCGGCAGGCACCTTGACGCCAGGCCGTTCGGGTGGGAGCCACGTCAGGGCTGTCTGA
- a CDS encoding IS30 family transposase produces the protein MAKEISCSAPLVGIMARAGRHLDARPFGWEPRQGCLTIDEREQILLGINRGDTFTAIAEQLGRAVSTVSREVKRGGGRCGYSAWRGHERAREQARRPKPFKLASGRLLEEVASRLEQLWSPEEIAARLRLDHADDPEMRVSHETIYQSLFVQGRGELRRELARCLRSGRAARKPRGTTDGRGRIPGMIMLSKRPAEADDRAVPGHWEGDLILGEGSRSAIGTLVERSTRMTLLLHLPDGKSAEQVEAAMRAAISKLPSSLIRTITWDQGAEMSKHAAFTIATGIPIYFCDPHSPWQRGSNENTNGLLRQYLPKGTDLSVVSREELDAIQDSLNGRPRKTLGYLTPSEKLAEFLAPTA, from the coding sequence ATCGCCAAGGAGATCAGCTGTAGCGCGCCGCTGGTCGGCATCATGGCCCGCGCCGGCAGGCACCTTGACGCCAGGCCGTTCGGGTGGGAGCCACGTCAGGGCTGTCTGACGATCGACGAGCGCGAGCAGATCCTGCTCGGGATCAATCGCGGCGATACCTTCACCGCGATCGCCGAGCAGCTGGGGCGTGCGGTGTCGACCGTCAGCCGTGAGGTGAAGCGCGGTGGGGGTCGCTGCGGCTACTCGGCGTGGCGTGGTCATGAACGTGCCCGCGAGCAGGCGCGTCGACCGAAGCCGTTCAAGCTTGCGTCGGGCCGGCTGCTCGAGGAGGTCGCCAGCCGGCTGGAGCAACTGTGGTCACCTGAGGAGATCGCAGCGCGCCTACGGTTGGATCACGCCGACGACCCGGAGATGCGCGTGAGCCACGAGACGATCTACCAGTCGCTGTTCGTGCAGGGCCGAGGCGAACTGCGCCGTGAGCTGGCGCGGTGCCTGCGGTCCGGAAGAGCGGCCCGCAAGCCCCGCGGAACCACGGACGGTCGCGGCCGCATCCCCGGCATGATCATGCTCAGCAAGCGCCCCGCAGAAGCCGACGACCGCGCCGTGCCAGGCCACTGGGAAGGAGATCTCATCCTCGGCGAGGGCAGCCGCAGCGCCATCGGCACGCTCGTTGAGCGCTCGACGCGAATGACACTGCTGCTGCACCTGCCCGACGGCAAGAGCGCCGAGCAGGTCGAGGCCGCGATGCGCGCCGCAATCAGCAAGCTGCCGTCCTCGTTGATTCGAACGATCACCTGGGACCAAGGCGCGGAGATGTCCAAGCACGCCGCGTTCACCATCGCCACAGGAATCCCGATCTACTTCTGCGATCCCCACTCGCCCTGGCAGCGGGGGAGCAACGAGAACACCAACGGCCTGCTGCGCCAGTACCTGCCCAAAGGCACCGACCTGAGCGTCGTCAGCCGCGAGGAGTTGGACGCGATCCAGGACAGCCTCAACGGACGCCCCCGCAAGACGCTGGGCTATCTGACACCATCAGAGAAGCTCGCAGAGTTCCTTGCGCCCACCGCTTGA
- a CDS encoding transposase: MPKKFTPEFRERAVRMVFDRQTTEGGPRAASIRVVAESLGCGPETLRAWCNQAIAAGKANPAAPTDESLSEENRRLRRELAEARRANEMADSSGGRKELCELL; encoded by the coding sequence ATGCCCAAGAAGTTCACTCCCGAGTTCCGCGAACGCGCCGTGCGGATGGTCTTCGACCGCCAAACCACCGAGGGCGGACCACGCGCCGCTTCCATCCGGGTCGTGGCCGAGTCGCTGGGCTGCGGCCCCGAGACCCTGCGCGCCTGGTGCAACCAAGCCATCGCAGCAGGCAAAGCCAACCCCGCAGCCCCCACCGACGAGAGCCTCAGCGAAGAGAACCGCAGGCTGCGTCGAGAACTCGCCGAAGCACGCCGCGCCAACGAGATGGCGGATTCAAGCGGTGGGCGCAAGGAACTCTGCGAGCTTCTCTGA
- a CDS encoding DEAD/DEAH box helicase, with protein MDRALRPEFVAEALGEHAEGIVLPTVEQLIDLIAAVEVGAFAGADAVDEQLLETAWYLHGVASASLAADLYTAARQQRAFAVSAHIFDLALNTSNLSLMDRLNYAFAAQVGYRRADLDPNATAIWRRVDADLDDSPPHGPNAGEAQSVSTEEPPDDEADRSGEDTEPDTEAITSGIGLPRGSAFSLMALRAGIAFLGLDIGRISELLTTWRANVEDMRDIIGTGSLVPTMFGPAEQVVQAIEDLVDYLRYGQGTRLETARAALQSVVDLSAGQGDTDSRWVAAHLLTIADGLEDSSIWSVLPPDSPPELAQAFTIGTPPVLTLWPPQRELLRRTELNPLDPATKRLLLSVPTSAGKTLLAQIIMCHHLATASGDVCYVSPLRSLGREMRQALSNRLRILHKSLGDDLPDFGSMNLNDLLTFFSETTSAASVEIMTPERLSHLLRRDPDGALGRFTMFVIDEAHLVAEPHRGFLLESLLSVLGTSDARLILLSAAMGNAQQVASWLDDSSPNTLFSSDWRGPRRLHSVLNSEIVWDSERELKTNSVAYPVRKEFDVVGKLRIKPAEAATKVLWTHSERPLGVKRLEYPAGDGKTRVGKSTAFYKICAKTARAFLPAGSLLMIVTRRDYARNAAKVMAAGLPISDRTEKLIDFLVERLGVEHPLIECVRYGVGYHHAGLPVDVLDALEQAIRSENLLALVATSTLTDGVNLPVRTVLIAETSYPAQDRSQHYDAARLLNAVGRAGRAGRETEGWIILALQQKSKTSDFDKLRPAVDDLLIESTLTSDEALEALEEAEALLASSADELFTLADSAAASFASFVWFVLSAHQRLEELATSNNIIASVKRLLAFDQMSPDLAARWMAFAQRIAGIYEQAPTDSRHRWAIAGTSLGSARELERLATRVADLVTATYPDPTDAGLARVLTLREALDVLDEVTAFHTLLGLPEGGKVWTFKETPAKRETLEIEVVPFLQGWLEGLDMPSLAAATQPMVSDAAWRLEQTVDAISRAVEHFFSWTVGVLVEQANRILGETDAPVRLPQDLPLMIRYGVDTPQAVAILSRGVRSRRLAHAVGRKAADMGLLLDETIPWLRKLHIAGWVDEFDATTREIEDLADLTRDMSATSLLRQLLSSAEATANLHEPMDPYPPSEIPVSLRAGGAAEPIEVWTVGEASYRIGLVAAEHHADYIALVEAGLSFSVRTKGGVLAIRADS; from the coding sequence GTGGACCGCGCTCTAAGACCAGAGTTCGTCGCCGAGGCGCTCGGGGAGCACGCCGAAGGGATCGTGCTGCCTACGGTCGAACAGCTCATCGACCTCATCGCAGCAGTTGAGGTAGGCGCCTTTGCCGGTGCGGACGCCGTCGACGAACAACTGCTCGAAACGGCCTGGTACCTGCACGGCGTCGCCTCAGCCTCCCTGGCGGCAGATCTTTACACGGCTGCCAGGCAGCAGCGTGCCTTCGCCGTCTCCGCCCACATCTTCGATCTGGCACTGAACACGTCGAACCTCAGCCTGATGGACCGGTTGAACTACGCGTTCGCTGCACAGGTCGGATACCGCCGCGCAGATCTGGACCCGAACGCCACCGCCATCTGGCGGCGAGTAGACGCCGACCTAGACGACAGTCCGCCACACGGTCCGAACGCCGGGGAAGCACAGAGCGTCTCAACGGAAGAACCCCCGGACGACGAAGCGGATCGGTCGGGCGAAGACACCGAGCCGGATACCGAGGCCATCACCTCAGGCATCGGCCTACCCCGCGGCAGTGCCTTCTCCCTTATGGCGCTGCGAGCAGGTATCGCGTTCTTGGGCCTGGACATCGGGCGTATATCCGAACTACTGACAACCTGGCGGGCAAACGTCGAGGATATGCGCGACATCATAGGTACCGGTTCCCTGGTCCCAACCATGTTCGGGCCAGCTGAGCAGGTTGTCCAAGCCATCGAGGATCTCGTCGACTACCTCCGCTACGGGCAAGGCACGAGGCTGGAGACTGCACGGGCCGCCCTGCAGTCGGTTGTCGACCTCTCAGCAGGACAAGGAGACACAGACTCACGCTGGGTAGCGGCCCACCTGCTGACCATCGCCGACGGGTTGGAGGACTCCAGTATCTGGAGCGTGCTGCCGCCTGACAGCCCGCCCGAACTCGCGCAGGCCTTTACGATCGGCACACCCCCAGTTCTCACCCTCTGGCCTCCACAACGGGAACTACTGCGCCGCACCGAACTCAACCCTCTCGACCCGGCGACCAAGAGGCTGCTACTATCCGTGCCCACGAGCGCCGGAAAGACGCTGCTTGCCCAAATCATCATGTGTCACCACCTGGCCACGGCATCTGGCGACGTCTGCTATGTGTCGCCGCTGAGAAGCCTCGGACGTGAGATGCGCCAAGCGCTGTCCAACCGACTCCGGATCCTGCACAAGAGCCTCGGTGATGACCTCCCCGACTTCGGGTCGATGAACCTGAACGACCTGCTCACATTCTTCAGCGAGACGACCAGCGCAGCCTCGGTTGAAATCATGACCCCTGAGCGGCTCTCACACCTTCTGCGCCGCGACCCGGATGGCGCCCTCGGGCGCTTCACGATGTTCGTCATCGATGAGGCGCACCTCGTTGCTGAACCGCACCGCGGGTTCCTGCTCGAATCACTCCTCAGCGTCTTGGGCACATCCGATGCTCGCCTGATCCTGCTCTCCGCAGCGATGGGAAACGCGCAGCAAGTCGCTTCCTGGCTCGACGACAGCAGCCCCAACACTCTGTTCTCGTCCGACTGGCGCGGCCCCCGCAGGCTTCACAGCGTCCTCAACAGCGAGATCGTGTGGGACAGCGAACGCGAACTGAAAACAAACTCGGTCGCCTACCCCGTCCGCAAAGAGTTCGATGTGGTCGGCAAACTCCGAATCAAGCCAGCTGAAGCTGCGACTAAAGTCCTGTGGACCCATAGCGAGCGTCCGCTCGGCGTCAAGCGACTCGAGTACCCGGCCGGCGACGGCAAGACCCGGGTCGGCAAGTCGACTGCTTTCTACAAGATTTGCGCCAAGACAGCCCGTGCCTTCCTGCCGGCAGGAAGCCTTCTGATGATCGTCACCAGGCGCGACTACGCACGAAACGCCGCGAAAGTGATGGCGGCTGGGCTTCCGATCAGCGACCGGACCGAGAAGCTGATCGACTTCCTTGTCGAACGACTCGGAGTCGAACACCCCCTCATTGAGTGCGTCAGGTACGGGGTCGGCTACCACCACGCGGGCCTTCCTGTCGACGTTCTGGACGCGCTTGAGCAGGCCATCCGCTCGGAGAATCTGCTCGCACTCGTGGCCACGTCGACGTTGACCGACGGCGTGAACCTGCCGGTTCGGACGGTCCTAATTGCCGAGACCTCCTATCCGGCCCAGGACAGATCGCAGCACTACGACGCCGCTCGGCTGCTGAACGCGGTGGGCCGGGCGGGCAGGGCAGGTCGCGAGACCGAAGGCTGGATCATCCTCGCGCTGCAACAGAAATCGAAGACTTCAGATTTTGACAAGCTCCGCCCTGCCGTAGACGACCTGCTCATCGAGTCGACTCTCACCTCGGACGAGGCGTTGGAGGCCTTGGAGGAAGCGGAAGCGCTGCTGGCATCCAGCGCCGACGAACTCTTCACGCTCGCCGATTCCGCAGCAGCAAGCTTCGCGTCGTTCGTGTGGTTCGTCCTGTCAGCCCACCAGAGGCTGGAGGAACTGGCGACCAGCAACAACATCATCGCCTCCGTTAAGCGACTCCTCGCCTTCGACCAGATGTCGCCGGATTTGGCCGCCCGATGGATGGCGTTCGCCCAACGGATCGCCGGAATCTACGAACAGGCACCCACCGACAGCCGGCACCGTTGGGCGATCGCGGGAACCTCCCTAGGTAGTGCTCGCGAACTCGAACGGCTCGCTACGCGCGTAGCTGACCTGGTCACGGCGACCTACCCCGACCCGACCGACGCCGGCCTCGCACGCGTCCTCACCCTCCGCGAGGCGCTCGACGTGCTCGACGAAGTCACAGCCTTCCACACCCTGCTCGGGCTCCCCGAAGGCGGAAAGGTGTGGACCTTCAAGGAGACTCCCGCAAAGCGCGAGACTCTGGAAATTGAAGTCGTACCTTTCTTGCAGGGATGGCTCGAAGGTCTCGACATGCCCTCGCTCGCAGCAGCGACACAGCCCATGGTCTCCGACGCCGCCTGGCGCCTTGAGCAGACTGTCGACGCCATCAGCCGCGCCGTCGAGCACTTCTTCAGCTGGACCGTCGGAGTCCTCGTCGAACAGGCAAACCGCATCCTGGGCGAGACCGACGCGCCGGTCCGGCTACCCCAGGATCTGCCACTGATGATCAGGTACGGCGTGGACACCCCGCAAGCCGTCGCGATCCTGAGCCGCGGTGTCCGCTCAAGGCGCCTGGCCCACGCCGTCGGCCGCAAGGCCGCGGACATGGGGCTTCTGCTTGACGAGACGATCCCTTGGCTCCGCAAGCTGCACATCGCCGGCTGGGTTGACGAGTTCGACGCAACGACGCGCGAAATCGAGGACCTGGCAGACCTCACACGCGATATGTCCGCCACCAGCCTGCTGCGACAGCTGCTTTCCTCCGCTGAAGCAACGGCCAACCTGCACGAGCCCATGGACCCGTACCCGCCGTCCGAGATTCCTGTCTCGCTGAGGGCGGGCGGAGCAGCTGAACCCATCGAAGTGTGGACCGTCGGCGAAGCCTCCTACAGGATCGGTCTTGTTGCCGCTGAGCATCATGCGGACTACATCGCACTGGTTGAGGCGGGTCTGTCGTTTTCCGTGAGAACCAAGGGAGGCGTCCTCGCCATTCGCGCTGACAGCTGA
- a CDS encoding SHOCT domain-containing protein gives MEPEITEAAKFDNKPKSLAKRMANLDPGEEVFFIGNCPGISDGLNSFYLTTYGFAGFLWSKIEQRFMYRDVAGYSDTKKGGVIIRLNGDARDISIQKLNSEERFALKAALDIFPRLGSNIEAWHAWVDRRKELAAEYVPSQKEIAKEARKVEVAEREASAIVGADYQRSLKERAATKTWPNTRLPNGSPNKASGLIILQHCHDGEEPWFILKSFQAGCLACFDDRLMVVKAGNMQGFMAGAMFGGRSATFYFHDINAIEFNKQPFGSVLEILTASYRGTENHDFWRGASKGRNADAGDPWTLSNTLPIDNREYLSAHAEMSELRRRIADAKRPVVSAPAPMAPSGGRPATESANDLVSQLAKLGELRKTGVLTDEEFQIAKSRMLSDPNS, from the coding sequence ATGGAACCTGAGATCACCGAGGCTGCGAAGTTTGATAACAAGCCGAAATCACTTGCCAAGAGAATGGCGAACCTCGATCCTGGTGAAGAAGTATTCTTTATCGGAAATTGTCCGGGAATCAGTGATGGGCTGAACAGCTTTTATTTAACTACATACGGATTCGCTGGATTCCTGTGGTCGAAGATTGAGCAACGGTTTATGTATCGTGATGTCGCTGGGTACAGTGACACCAAGAAGGGCGGAGTGATCATTCGCCTTAACGGCGATGCGCGTGATATTTCGATTCAGAAACTGAATTCAGAGGAGCGATTCGCGCTCAAGGCAGCATTGGATATTTTTCCGAGACTCGGATCGAATATCGAAGCATGGCACGCCTGGGTGGATCGCCGTAAGGAGCTTGCTGCTGAATATGTGCCGTCGCAGAAAGAAATTGCTAAAGAGGCGCGTAAGGTTGAGGTCGCTGAGCGGGAAGCTTCTGCAATAGTAGGGGCAGATTATCAACGCTCCCTCAAGGAACGAGCTGCGACGAAGACATGGCCCAACACGCGCCTTCCAAATGGCTCACCCAACAAGGCGAGCGGGCTGATAATTCTGCAGCATTGTCACGATGGGGAAGAGCCGTGGTTTATATTGAAAAGTTTTCAGGCTGGCTGTTTGGCTTGCTTTGATGACCGGCTTATGGTCGTCAAGGCTGGGAATATGCAGGGATTTATGGCCGGGGCAATGTTTGGAGGTCGAAGTGCGACCTTCTACTTCCATGACATTAACGCCATTGAGTTCAATAAACAACCATTTGGAAGCGTGCTCGAGATTCTAACCGCCTCCTATCGGGGGACCGAGAATCATGACTTCTGGCGAGGAGCCTCAAAAGGTCGCAATGCGGATGCCGGCGATCCGTGGACCCTCAGCAATACCTTGCCTATCGACAATCGCGAATATTTAAGCGCCCATGCTGAAATGTCGGAACTGCGTCGACGAATCGCAGACGCAAAGCGGCCTGTTGTTTCCGCCCCCGCTCCAATGGCTCCCTCAGGGGGGCGGCCGGCGACAGAATCGGCAAACGATCTTGTCTCCCAGCTCGCGAAGCTGGGAGAGCTTCGAAAGACTGGCGTACTTACTGATGAGGAATTTCAAATAGCCAAGTCTCGGATGCTCTCGGACCCGAATTCTTAA